Proteins encoded within one genomic window of Bacteroides sedimenti:
- a CDS encoding RecQ family ATP-dependent DNA helicase: MPVNYHEILKQYWGYTEFRDLQEDIITSIGEGKDTLGLMPTGGGKSITFQVPALAKEGICLVITPLIALMKDQVQNLRNRGIKAVAIYSGMTRREILIALENCIFGDYKFLYISPERLDTEIFRLKLRSMKVSMITVDESHCISQWGYDFRPAYLKIADIRDMLPGVPVLALTATATPEVVKDIQKRLHFAKENVFQMSFERKNLAYIVRKTDNKQEELLHILNNVPGSAIVYARSRKRTKEVADLLKKNGISADFYHAGLNDEVKDLRQRKWQTGEFRVMAATNAFGMGIDKADVRLVVHVDLPDSPEAYFQEAGRAGRDGQKAYAVVLYSKSDKTTLTKRISDTFPDKEYIKQIYEHLNFYYQMAMGDGQGRMYEFNLEQFCRNFKHFPVPADGALKIISQAGYIEYTDEQDNASRLIFTVGREELYKFREMGPEMEALLQAVLRSYTGIFTDYAYINEESLAIRLNLTRQRVYELLIQLSKRRIIDYIPHKKTPYIIYTRERVELRHLQIPKEVYEERKERYVKRIQAMISYVTADNACRSRMLLRYFGEKNEHNCGHCDICLLKNESGLRQYEFDEIESCILEIVGENRLTPAEIVQQLNQEPEKISIVIKYLLNEGRLFIADGMIYAKK, from the coding sequence ATGCCGGTTAATTATCACGAGATACTGAAACAGTATTGGGGATACACAGAATTCCGCGACCTGCAGGAAGATATTATCACCAGTATTGGTGAGGGGAAAGACACGCTGGGACTAATGCCTACCGGTGGTGGGAAGTCCATTACGTTTCAGGTGCCGGCCCTTGCCAAAGAGGGAATCTGTCTCGTAATTACTCCATTAATAGCCCTGATGAAGGATCAGGTACAGAATCTGAGGAATCGGGGAATTAAAGCCGTTGCTATTTACTCTGGCATGACTCGCAGAGAGATTCTAATCGCTCTTGAGAATTGCATTTTTGGCGATTACAAATTTCTATATATCTCTCCCGAACGCCTGGACACAGAGATCTTCCGTTTGAAACTCCGAAGCATGAAGGTAAGCATGATTACCGTCGATGAATCTCACTGTATCTCACAGTGGGGATACGATTTCCGGCCTGCTTATCTTAAAATCGCAGATATCCGCGATATGCTTCCTGGTGTACCCGTTCTGGCATTAACCGCTACAGCCACACCGGAAGTGGTTAAAGACATTCAGAAAAGACTTCATTTTGCTAAAGAGAATGTCTTTCAGATGAGTTTCGAGCGGAAAAACCTGGCATACATTGTACGTAAAACCGACAATAAGCAAGAAGAACTCCTGCATATACTTAATAATGTACCGGGCAGCGCCATTGTCTACGCTCGCAGTCGCAAACGCACCAAAGAAGTTGCCGATCTACTAAAAAAGAATGGAATTTCAGCAGATTTTTATCATGCCGGTCTGAATGATGAGGTGAAGGATCTACGTCAGAGGAAATGGCAAACCGGCGAATTTCGTGTAATGGCAGCAACGAATGCTTTCGGTATGGGTATTGATAAAGCTGATGTGAGACTAGTGGTTCACGTTGATCTTCCGGATTCACCCGAGGCTTACTTTCAGGAAGCCGGACGAGCTGGTCGAGACGGACAAAAAGCCTATGCTGTGGTGCTTTATTCCAAGTCGGATAAAACAACGCTGACAAAACGCATTTCCGATACATTTCCTGATAAAGAGTACATCAAACAGATTTATGAACATCTGAATTTCTATTATCAAATGGCTATGGGTGACGGACAAGGCAGAATGTACGAATTTAACCTGGAACAATTCTGCCGTAATTTCAAGCACTTCCCGGTTCCGGCCGATGGTGCCCTGAAAATAATTTCGCAAGCAGGATATATAGAATATACAGACGAACAGGATAATGCATCCCGGTTGATCTTTACGGTGGGTCGCGAAGAACTCTATAAATTCAGAGAGATGGGTCCTGAGATGGAGGCTCTACTGCAAGCAGTACTCCGATCATACACCGGAATATTTACCGACTATGCATACATCAATGAAGAGTCACTGGCCATCCGTCTGAACCTTACCCGTCAGCGGGTTTACGAATTGCTTATCCAATTATCCAAAAGAAGGATTATTGATTATATTCCTCATAAAAAAACTCCTTATATTATATATACCCGCGAACGGGTTGAGCTCCGTCATCTCCAAATACCCAAAGAGGTATACGAAGAAAGAAAAGAAAGATATGTAAAACGGATACAGGCGATGATATCTTACGTTACAGCAGATAATGCCTGTCGCAGCCGCATGTTGCTTCGCTATTTCGGAGAAAAGAACGAGCACAACTGTGGTCACTGCGACATCTGTCTTCTAAAAAATGAAAGTGGCCTGCGGCAGTACGAGTTCGATGAAATAGAATCATGCATTCTTGAAATAGTGGGAGAAAATCGCCTTACTCCTGCGGAAATTGTACAGCAATTAAACCAAGAGCCTGAGAAAATAAGTATTGTAATCAAATATCTGTTAAACGAAGGAAGATTATTTATTGCAGACGGAATGATATATGCGAAGAAATAA
- a CDS encoding tetratricopeptide repeat protein, whose translation MANFFKTFFTGTNPETEEDKAKEKKKNFELFKYDGMRAERIGNTDYAIKCYQQALDIEEDFETLGYLAKVYIQHNELEEAIKLLHQMIGIDSKVASTYLTLANVYYLLEDYRNTIDNCLQTIQLEENNMPAYLLLARGNRGEKDYINAIAHLTKAIALKNDFAEAYLLRAEVLKEMNMFADAMEDVEKVLKLVPEEESAYLLRGKLKEMTMKTEEATADYKYVIDLNPFNEQAYLYLGQLLISEKKYAEAIEHFDEAIELKADFSQAYHERGRAKFLNNDKEGSLEDMKIAMELNPKAEENLEGQFDNFSNIYKGASIF comes from the coding sequence ATGGCGAATTTTTTTAAGACTTTTTTCACTGGAACTAACCCAGAAACAGAAGAAGATAAAGCAAAAGAAAAGAAAAAAAACTTCGAGTTATTCAAATACGATGGAATGCGTGCTGAACGTATTGGAAACACAGATTATGCCATCAAGTGTTACCAACAAGCTCTTGACATTGAAGAAGATTTTGAAACTCTTGGTTATCTTGCAAAAGTCTACATTCAGCATAATGAACTGGAAGAGGCCATTAAACTGCTTCACCAAATGATCGGGATTGACTCTAAAGTTGCATCCACCTATCTTACTCTTGCCAATGTGTATTACCTTCTCGAAGATTATCGCAATACAATAGACAACTGTCTTCAGACAATTCAACTGGAAGAAAATAATATGCCTGCGTACCTGCTCCTTGCCAGGGGAAATCGGGGAGAGAAGGACTACATTAACGCCATTGCCCATCTGACAAAAGCAATCGCTCTAAAGAATGATTTCGCGGAAGCTTATCTATTGCGGGCAGAAGTTCTGAAAGAGATGAATATGTTTGCCGATGCTATGGAGGATGTTGAAAAGGTACTGAAACTTGTACCTGAAGAGGAATCAGCCTACCTGCTTCGCGGAAAACTGAAAGAGATGACTATGAAAACAGAAGAGGCAACTGCCGACTATAAGTATGTGATTGACCTGAATCCTTTCAACGAACAAGCGTACTTGTATCTGGGACAGCTGCTTATTTCCGAAAAGAAGTATGCAGAAGCCATTGAACATTTTGATGAAGCCATTGAACTAAAGGCAGATTTTAGTCAGGCATACCATGAACGCGGACGTGCCAAATTCCTGAATAACGACAAGGAAGGTTCATTGGAAGATATGAAAATAGCAATGGAATTGAACCCCAAGGCAGAAGAGAATCTGGAAGGACAATTTGATAATTTCTCGAACATTTATAAAGGGGCCTCTATTTTTTAG
- a CDS encoding prephenate dehydratase → MKKIAIQGTLGSFHDIAAHKLFPGEEIELKCCAHFRDVFAAVKADSQALGLVAIENTIAGSLLQNYELLRKSHLQIVGEYKLRISHCLVCLPDEDWNDIVEVNSHPIALMQCQEFLNNHPRFKVVEAEDTAKSAEIIRKENLKGHAAICSKAAAKLYGMKILQEGIETNKHNFTRFLLVADPWIADDLRKELNINKSTILFSLPHTEGSLSQVLSILSFYNINLTKIQSLPIVGREWEYMFYVDLTFSDYLRYRQAIDAITPLTKELKTLGEYEEGKSSTKL, encoded by the coding sequence ATGAAAAAGATTGCTATACAAGGAACACTAGGTTCATTCCATGACATTGCAGCCCATAAACTCTTCCCCGGTGAGGAGATAGAGCTTAAATGCTGCGCCCATTTCAGGGATGTATTTGCAGCAGTGAAAGCAGACAGTCAGGCCCTTGGCCTGGTTGCTATCGAGAATACCATTGCCGGAAGTCTGCTGCAGAACTATGAATTACTGCGAAAGAGCCATTTACAGATTGTGGGTGAATATAAGTTACGAATCTCTCACTGCCTTGTATGCTTGCCCGACGAGGACTGGAATGATATTGTCGAGGTTAATTCCCACCCCATTGCACTGATGCAGTGCCAGGAATTCCTCAACAACCACCCCCGTTTCAAGGTTGTTGAAGCTGAAGATACAGCAAAGAGCGCGGAGATTATCCGGAAAGAGAATCTGAAAGGACATGCCGCCATCTGCTCCAAAGCCGCAGCCAAGCTCTATGGGATGAAGATACTTCAAGAAGGTATTGAGACAAACAAACACAATTTCACCCGTTTTCTTTTGGTTGCGGACCCCTGGATAGCCGATGACCTCCGAAAAGAGTTGAACATCAACAAATCTACCATTCTTTTCTCATTGCCTCACACCGAAGGAAGTCTTTCTCAGGTTCTCTCCATCCTTTCTTTCTACAACATCAATCTTACCAAAATACAATCATTACCCATCGTTGGCCGGGAATGGGAATATATGTTCTATGTAGATCTTACATTCAGCGATTACCTAAGGTATCGTCAGGCTATTGATGCCATTACCCCACTAACCAAAGAACTAAAAACACTAGGAGAATATGAAGAAGGAAAATCAAGTACCAAATTATAA